One window of the Niallia circulans genome contains the following:
- the tpx gene encoding thiol peroxidase, which translates to MANVTFKHNPVTLIGNEIKVGDKAPDFTVLANDMSEVSLASSKGKIRLFSVVPSVDTGVCDAQTRKFNEEASKLENVEVITVSVDLPFAQRRWCAASGLDNVITVSDHRDLSFGEAYGVVMKELRLLARAVFVVDASDTVTYVEYVSEGSNHPNYEAAIKAVKEAN; encoded by the coding sequence ATGGCAAATGTAACTTTTAAACATAATCCAGTCACACTGATTGGGAACGAAATCAAAGTTGGAGACAAAGCTCCCGATTTTACAGTATTAGCGAATGATATGTCAGAAGTATCTTTAGCTAGCTCAAAAGGAAAGATTCGTCTTTTTAGTGTAGTTCCTTCTGTTGATACAGGTGTCTGTGATGCACAAACAAGAAAATTTAATGAGGAAGCTTCCAAGCTTGAGAATGTGGAAGTAATAACAGTGAGTGTCGATTTACCTTTTGCGCAAAGAAGATGGTGTGCAGCAAGTGGGTTGGATAATGTTATTACCGTATCAGACCATAGAGATTTGTCTTTCGGGGAAGCATATGGTGTAGTGATGAAAGAATTGCGATTATTAGCACGTGCGGTTTTCGTAGTAGATGCTAGTGATACAGTAACATATGTTGAATATGTTAGTGAAGGAAGCAACCATCCAAATTATGAGGCAGCAATCAAAGCAGTAAAAGAAGCTAATTAA